Proteins co-encoded in one Corynebacterium tuberculostearicum genomic window:
- a CDS encoding ATP-binding cassette domain-containing protein, with amino-acid sequence MSSPQPIRLKSPLLIGLIGLIAVATIIVPVAALGLRVPWTRIGDYLARDEIRDMLLISVAAAFQSMVLALVLGLGLALWVQQLGRGSAVVRLLVYLPLAMPPVVGGLALTAAFGRKGFLAPLLDALGIHLAFAFPGVVMAQTFVALPFVVVAVDSALRQLDQEILASARGVGVGRWEILGKITLPSIAPALATGAGLAFARSLGEFGTTLTFAGSQPGVTRTMPLGIYLEREVDADGAYVLSALLIGLALACLALAGLPALWRRSYQPQARRLHEVDVDKLRALTRPTDMPALSVAVDGMRTDFSPRAITAVVGPNGSGKTTLMGRIAGRLSGGEVSPEGADVVLLTQRPGLPPRSTAVEAVAMVTRDKVRAQELLAAAGLHELADVPVPALSGGQAAHVALVRALAARPAVLILDEPLAAVDVKSAERWRGFLRAAREDRTTLLVTHNALDIANLARDMLVMDSGRIRAHDTTARLLNAPPSGFVAALAGLNRLEGTVTEIGASAVEVACGDITVLAATEHASLAPGQKVAVTFDPHAATIGAAQETCNQWTVRVLAVEATSLAAMQLRVDLGGQEASVPIDREFTLDVGVGNIVSLTVSKANVFVHPKADSYHA; translated from the coding sequence TGGCGGCCCTCGGGCTGCGCGTGCCGTGGACGCGTATCGGCGACTACCTCGCGCGTGACGAGATCCGAGACATGCTACTCATCTCAGTGGCAGCTGCCTTCCAATCCATGGTCCTTGCGCTCGTGCTGGGTTTGGGGCTGGCCCTGTGGGTGCAGCAGCTCGGCCGCGGCAGCGCCGTAGTACGCCTCTTGGTCTACCTACCCCTGGCCATGCCACCGGTGGTGGGTGGCTTGGCCCTTACCGCAGCCTTTGGCCGCAAGGGGTTCCTGGCCCCGCTTCTCGACGCCCTAGGTATCCACCTGGCCTTCGCCTTCCCCGGAGTCGTTATGGCACAGACCTTTGTGGCGCTGCCCTTTGTGGTGGTGGCGGTCGATTCGGCGCTGCGCCAGCTAGACCAGGAAATCCTCGCCTCTGCGCGCGGCGTGGGCGTGGGGCGCTGGGAGATACTCGGCAAAATCACCCTGCCTTCTATTGCGCCCGCTTTGGCGACCGGTGCCGGCTTAGCCTTCGCCCGATCCCTAGGCGAATTTGGCACGACCCTAACCTTCGCTGGCTCGCAGCCGGGGGTTACCCGCACCATGCCACTGGGCATTTACCTAGAGCGCGAGGTCGACGCGGATGGCGCATACGTGCTCTCCGCGCTGCTTATCGGGTTGGCCTTAGCCTGCCTGGCGCTGGCGGGCCTGCCTGCCCTGTGGCGGCGGAGCTACCAGCCGCAGGCCAGGCGGTTGCATGAGGTGGACGTCGATAAGCTCCGCGCCCTTACCCGACCCACTGATATGCCGGCGTTGTCGGTGGCCGTCGACGGTATGCGCACGGATTTTTCCCCGCGCGCCATTACGGCCGTGGTGGGCCCGAATGGTTCCGGCAAGACGACCTTGATGGGGCGCATTGCCGGGCGCCTGAGCGGCGGGGAGGTCTCCCCGGAGGGCGCCGACGTCGTCTTGCTCACCCAGCGGCCGGGGTTGCCGCCGCGGTCGACGGCCGTGGAGGCGGTCGCCATGGTCACCCGCGATAAGGTACGTGCGCAGGAGCTCCTGGCGGCAGCGGGATTGCACGAGCTTGCCGATGTACCCGTTCCCGCCCTGTCCGGCGGCCAAGCCGCCCACGTGGCGCTGGTGCGCGCGCTGGCCGCACGGCCTGCCGTCCTAATCTTGGACGAACCACTCGCCGCTGTCGATGTGAAATCCGCCGAGAGGTGGCGAGGTTTCTTGCGCGCGGCGCGCGAAGACCGGACCACGCTGCTTGTGACCCATAATGCGCTCGACATTGCGAACCTGGCGCGAGACATGCTGGTCATGGATTCCGGACGCATACGAGCGCACGACACTACCGCTCGTCTGCTTAACGCACCACCCTCTGGCTTCGTTGCGGCACTAGCAGGGCTCAACCGCCTAGAAGGGACCGTGACCGAGATCGGCGCGTCCGCGGTGGAAGTCGCGTGCGGCGATATTACCGTTCTGGCGGCCACGGAGCATGCGTCTCTTGCGCCCGGCCAGAAGGTGGCGGTGACCTTTGACCCGCATGCGGCCACAATTGGCGCCGCGCAGGAAACGTGCAATCAGTGGACGGTGCGAGTCCTTGCAGTCGAGGCCACCAGCCTCGCGGCGATGCAGCTGCGCGTTGATCTGGGCGGCCAAGAGGCGTCCGTACCGATAGACCGCGAATTCACTTTAGACGTTGGGGTGGGTAACATCGTATCCTTAACAGTGTCTAAAGCAAACGTTTTTGTCCACCCCAAGGCGGATTCCTACCATGCCTGA
- a CDS encoding helix-turn-helix transcriptional regulator, whose translation MPDSLPRPTTELFPEALNLSPKQREVLTAVQRHPEGAKAGTVAEELGMHVNTARGHIDELVNAGAVNVVSAPSKGRGRPSLIFRARVPDNKAVAEEYITLVEVLTTMLADKEELDDAASTKALEIGRRWARAAGADGSNGALDTLFATLRDMGFDPATKPESTDIELHACPFVSSGLKPSPFLCAVHAGFLQETSDEDTTINLVPRQPHNVCRLEIKPAYAPR comes from the coding sequence ATGCCTGATTCACTTCCTCGGCCCACCACCGAACTCTTTCCGGAGGCCCTCAACCTCTCGCCCAAGCAGCGCGAGGTGCTCACCGCTGTGCAGCGCCATCCCGAAGGCGCCAAGGCCGGCACCGTCGCCGAGGAACTAGGCATGCACGTCAACACCGCCCGCGGTCACATCGATGAGCTGGTCAACGCTGGGGCCGTCAACGTGGTGTCCGCGCCAAGTAAGGGCCGCGGGCGTCCCTCCCTCATCTTTCGGGCCCGCGTACCGGATAATAAAGCGGTGGCAGAGGAATACATCACCTTGGTAGAAGTGCTGACCACGATGCTGGCGGATAAGGAAGAGCTTGATGACGCCGCCTCGACCAAGGCCCTCGAGATCGGGCGACGCTGGGCGCGCGCCGCGGGCGCGGATGGCTCCAATGGTGCGCTCGATACGCTCTTTGCCACCCTGCGCGATATGGGCTTTGATCCTGCCACCAAACCTGAGTCAACCGACATCGAGCTCCATGCCTGCCCGTTTGTGTCTTCGGGGCTTAAGCCTTCGCCGTTCCTGTGTGCGGTACACGCTGGCTTCCTGCAAGAAACCAGCGATGAAGACACCACCATTAACTTGGTGCCGCGCCAGCCTCACAACGTGTGCAGGCTGGAAATTAAGCCTGCGTATGCTCCACGCTGA
- the thrB gene encoding homoserine kinase — translation MSIEVEVGTKAIVTVPASTANLGPGYDTLGLALSLYDTVEVEVTTSGLVVEIFGEGTEDLPRDGSHLVVKAIRSALSAADATVPGLRVVSHNNIPQSRGLGSSASAAVAGVAAGNALAGSPLTQEQVVQLSSAFEGHPDNAAASVLGDAVVSWTNVPVDGHSLPDYRAASIKVHKDIRATALVPDFHASTQAVRRVLPSHVTHSDAAFNVSRTAVQVAALQNYPDLLWEGTRDRLHQPYRADVLPVTAEWVNRLRNRGYAAYLSGAGPTVMVLHTDDIDERILADAREQNLRVIDLTVAGPVSVEHTQA, via the coding sequence ATGAGTATCGAAGTTGAAGTCGGCACCAAGGCAATCGTGACCGTTCCCGCGTCCACGGCGAACCTTGGCCCAGGTTACGACACCTTGGGGCTGGCGCTAAGCCTCTATGACACGGTCGAGGTAGAGGTCACCACCTCGGGCCTTGTGGTGGAAATTTTCGGCGAGGGTACAGAAGACCTGCCGCGCGATGGCTCCCATTTGGTGGTCAAGGCGATTCGCTCCGCGCTTTCGGCAGCCGACGCCACCGTGCCGGGCCTGCGCGTGGTCTCGCATAATAATATCCCGCAGTCGCGCGGATTGGGCTCGTCTGCCTCTGCCGCGGTGGCGGGCGTGGCCGCCGGCAATGCACTGGCCGGAAGCCCGCTGACGCAGGAGCAGGTGGTCCAGCTTTCCTCCGCATTTGAAGGCCATCCCGATAATGCGGCCGCCTCCGTGCTGGGGGATGCCGTGGTGTCTTGGACCAATGTCCCAGTCGATGGCCATTCCTTGCCGGATTACCGCGCGGCTTCTATCAAGGTGCACAAAGATATCCGTGCCACCGCATTAGTGCCGGATTTCCACGCTTCTACCCAGGCGGTGCGTCGCGTATTGCCGTCGCACGTGACCCATTCGGATGCGGCGTTTAACGTCTCGCGCACCGCGGTGCAGGTGGCCGCATTGCAAAACTATCCGGACCTTTTGTGGGAGGGCACCCGCGACCGCTTGCACCAGCCGTACCGCGCGGATGTGCTTCCAGTGACCGCGGAGTGGGTGAACCGCCTGCGCAATCGCGGCTATGCGGCCTACCTATCCGGCGCCGGCCCCACCGTGATGGTGCTGCACACCGACGATATCGATGAGCGCATTCTTGCCGACGCCCGCGAACAGAACCTCCGCGTCATCGACCTCACCGTCGCCGGCCCCGTCAGCGTGGAGCATACGCAGGCTTAA
- a CDS encoding homoserine dehydrogenase, translated as MAAPTSELQAQKHSGKGEGETVGIALLGFGTVGAEVFRLLGENADAFAHRIGGPAEIRGIAIQNKNKLRPGVPKELLTDDAKALVARDDIDLVVEVIGGIDFPRELVLAALNSGKSVVTANKALVAAHADELAEAADRAGVDLYFEAAVAAAIPVVGMLRRSLAGDQVERISGIVNGTTNFILDAMESTGASYDEALAEATRLGYAEADPTADVEGHDAASKAAIMASLGFHTRVKFEDVHCEGITKVTAADIAAANDAGFSIKLLAICERLQRADGSEAVNARVHPTLVPKEHPLASVSESYNAIFVEAEAAGSLMFYGNGAGGNPTASAVLGDVVGAARNIVHGGRAPGENTYANLPIADFGEVETRYHIDMEVQDRTGVLAAISAAFANNGVSLRTVRQEDGEDTARLIVVTHAAKEATLNKIVADLGELDEVKAVHSVIRLGS; from the coding sequence ATGGCTGCACCGACTAGTGAGCTTCAGGCACAAAAGCATTCCGGTAAAGGCGAGGGCGAGACCGTTGGCATCGCCCTGCTGGGCTTTGGCACCGTGGGTGCTGAGGTCTTCCGCCTGCTGGGAGAAAATGCTGATGCCTTTGCTCACCGCATTGGGGGCCCAGCCGAGATTCGCGGCATCGCCATCCAAAATAAGAATAAGCTGCGCCCAGGCGTGCCCAAGGAGCTTTTGACCGATGATGCCAAGGCACTCGTCGCCCGCGACGATATTGACTTGGTAGTGGAGGTCATCGGCGGTATCGATTTCCCGCGTGAGCTGGTCCTCGCCGCGCTTAATTCCGGCAAGTCCGTGGTTACCGCTAATAAAGCGCTGGTGGCCGCGCACGCAGACGAGTTAGCGGAAGCTGCTGACCGCGCTGGCGTAGACCTATACTTTGAGGCTGCAGTGGCCGCCGCCATCCCAGTGGTGGGCATGCTGCGCCGTTCCTTGGCCGGCGATCAGGTAGAGCGCATCTCCGGCATCGTCAACGGCACCACCAACTTCATCTTGGATGCCATGGAGTCCACGGGTGCTTCTTATGATGAGGCTCTGGCCGAAGCCACCCGCTTGGGCTACGCCGAGGCTGATCCTACCGCGGATGTTGAAGGCCACGACGCCGCTTCTAAGGCCGCCATTATGGCGTCTTTGGGCTTCCATACCCGCGTTAAATTTGAAGACGTCCACTGCGAGGGCATCACTAAGGTCACCGCCGCGGATATCGCCGCGGCCAATGATGCCGGCTTTTCCATCAAGTTGCTGGCCATCTGCGAGCGCCTCCAGCGTGCGGATGGCTCCGAGGCGGTCAATGCCCGCGTGCACCCCACGTTGGTGCCCAAGGAGCACCCGCTGGCTTCCGTGAGTGAGTCTTATAATGCCATCTTCGTCGAGGCCGAGGCCGCAGGTTCCTTGATGTTCTACGGCAATGGTGCGGGCGGCAATCCTACTGCTTCTGCCGTGCTTGGCGACGTCGTCGGCGCAGCCCGCAATATCGTCCACGGCGGCCGCGCACCGGGCGAGAATACCTATGCCAACCTGCCCATCGCAGATTTCGGTGAGGTGGAAACTCGCTATCACATCGATATGGAGGTCCAGGACCGCACTGGTGTGCTCGCGGCCATTTCTGCCGCCTTTGCCAATAATGGCGTATCCCTGCGCACGGTACGCCAAGAGGACGGCGAAGATACGGCCCGCCTTATCGTGGTCACCCACGCTGCTAAGGAGGCTACCTTGAACAAGATTGTGGCTGACTTGGGTGAGCTAGATGAGGTCAAGGCCGTCCATTCCGTAATCCGCCTCGGCAGCTAG
- the lysA gene encoding diaminopimelate decarboxylase yields MADFNELPAHVWPRNAKREEDGVVTIAGVPLPDLAEEFHTPLYVFDEDDFRSRCQDMARAFGGPEHVHYASKAFISKKIVNWVNEEGLCLDAASLNELKIALAAQFPPERITTHGNNKDGEYLRLCVDAGVGHVVIDNEHELEELNRIAGEAGKVQPVMIRVKPGVDAHTHEFIATAHEDQKFGISLATGAAFAAAKRCLEAENLHLSGLHCHVGSQVFNAEGFKLAAERVMGLYRQIYTELGVTLAELDLGGGFGIPYMPYEEALDIERVAADMLGAVKHTAEELGIEAPFLLVEPGRSLVAGSAVTVYRVGTVKDVETGKSDLPLRRYISVDGGMSDNIRPALYGSEYDVRVVNRYCDGEEVTSRVVGFHCESGDILLEDGELPNDIQPGDLLAFAATGGYQYMMSSRYNGAVRPAVVATRVGQTKPMLRRETIEDLLSLEVD; encoded by the coding sequence GTGGCGGATTTTAATGAACTGCCGGCCCACGTCTGGCCGCGCAACGCGAAACGCGAAGAAGACGGCGTGGTTACCATCGCTGGCGTCCCACTGCCGGATCTAGCAGAAGAATTCCACACCCCGCTCTATGTCTTCGATGAGGACGATTTCCGCTCCCGCTGTCAGGACATGGCGCGAGCTTTCGGTGGTCCGGAGCATGTGCACTATGCCTCTAAGGCCTTCATCTCCAAAAAGATCGTGAACTGGGTCAATGAGGAAGGCCTGTGCCTTGATGCAGCCTCTCTCAACGAGCTCAAAATTGCCTTGGCCGCACAGTTCCCGCCAGAACGCATCACCACGCACGGCAATAATAAGGATGGAGAGTATCTGCGCCTGTGCGTAGATGCCGGCGTAGGGCATGTCGTCATCGATAACGAGCACGAGCTCGAAGAGCTCAATCGCATCGCTGGGGAAGCGGGCAAGGTGCAGCCGGTCATGATCCGCGTCAAGCCTGGCGTGGATGCGCATACGCATGAATTCATCGCCACAGCGCATGAGGATCAGAAATTCGGCATTTCGCTAGCCACCGGTGCGGCCTTTGCCGCGGCTAAGCGCTGCCTGGAAGCAGAGAATCTGCACTTGAGCGGCCTGCACTGCCATGTGGGCTCCCAGGTATTCAACGCGGAAGGCTTCAAGCTTGCTGCCGAGCGCGTAATGGGGCTGTACCGCCAAATTTACACCGAGCTGGGCGTGACCCTAGCAGAGCTCGACTTGGGCGGTGGCTTCGGTATTCCCTATATGCCTTATGAGGAGGCGCTGGATATCGAGCGGGTAGCGGCGGATATGCTCGGGGCGGTCAAGCACACCGCAGAGGAGCTGGGAATCGAGGCGCCCTTCCTCTTGGTGGAACCGGGACGGTCTCTGGTTGCCGGATCTGCGGTGACCGTATACCGCGTGGGGACCGTCAAGGACGTGGAAACCGGCAAGTCGGATTTGCCGCTGCGTCGCTATATCTCCGTCGATGGCGGGATGTCCGATAATATCCGTCCCGCTCTCTATGGCTCCGAGTATGACGTGCGCGTGGTCAACCGCTATTGCGATGGGGAAGAAGTTACCTCCCGCGTTGTGGGATTCCATTGCGAATCCGGGGATATCCTTCTTGAGGACGGCGAGCTACCCAATGATATTCAACCCGGAGACTTGCTTGCCTTTGCCGCTACCGGTGGCTACCAATACATGATGTCCTCGCGTTATAACGGCGCGGTGCGGCCAGCGGTCGTCGCCACGCGCGTGGGGCAAACTAAGCCGATGCTGCGGCGCGAGACCATCGAGGATCTCCTCTCCCTAGAGGTGGATTAA
- the argS gene encoding arginine--tRNA ligase: protein MTPADLATLIKKSAIKIMDDHDLDSSVLPETVTVERPRNPEHGDYATNVALQVAKKAGANPRELGGWLAEALADNDAIAEAAVAGPGFINIRLAADAQGEIVAQILRAGKEYGSNDSFAGKKVNLEFVSANPTGPIHLGGTRWAAVGDSLGRVLEASGAEVTREYYFNDHGGQIDRFSRSLVAAAKGEPTPEDGYGGAYIQDIAQAVVEKNPSALEGSDEEVQEAFRADGVEMMFAQIKQSLHEFGVDFDVYFHENSLFESGAVDAALEKLKAEGHMYEAENAWWLKSTDYGDSKDRVVVKSDGNAAYIAGDIAYVADKFDRGHDLNIYMLGADHHGYVPRLKAAAAALGYDADAVEVLIGQLVNLMRDGKPVRMSKRAGTVITMEDLVAAIGVDASRYSLVRSSVDQTIDIDLALWETQSSDNPVYYVQYGHARLCSIGRKAAELGIDAEGADLSLLTHEREGDLIRTLGEFPAVVEEAAQLREPHRIARYAEDLAAVFHRFYDSCQVLPKAGEEEAPIHGARLALAQASRVVLANALTMVGVSTPEKM, encoded by the coding sequence ATGACTCCAGCTGATTTGGCCACATTGATTAAAAAATCCGCAATTAAGATCATGGACGACCATGATCTTGATTCCTCTGTCTTGCCAGAAACGGTAACCGTCGAGCGCCCGCGTAACCCTGAGCACGGCGATTATGCCACCAACGTTGCGTTGCAGGTGGCCAAAAAGGCCGGTGCCAACCCGCGCGAGCTAGGCGGTTGGCTGGCAGAAGCATTAGCGGACAATGACGCCATTGCTGAAGCCGCCGTTGCCGGCCCTGGCTTCATTAATATCCGCCTGGCTGCCGATGCCCAAGGCGAAATCGTGGCGCAAATTCTCCGTGCGGGCAAGGAGTACGGTTCCAATGATTCTTTTGCCGGCAAGAAGGTCAACCTAGAATTTGTCTCTGCGAACCCGACCGGCCCGATCCACCTCGGTGGTACACGCTGGGCCGCCGTCGGTGATTCTTTAGGCCGCGTGCTGGAGGCATCCGGCGCGGAGGTGACCCGCGAGTATTACTTCAATGACCACGGCGGTCAGATTGATCGCTTCTCCCGCTCCCTCGTCGCAGCGGCGAAGGGCGAGCCCACCCCAGAAGATGGCTACGGCGGTGCTTATATCCAAGACATCGCTCAGGCCGTGGTAGAGAAGAATCCATCTGCGCTGGAAGGCAGCGATGAAGAAGTCCAAGAAGCTTTCCGCGCAGACGGCGTAGAGATGATGTTCGCGCAGATTAAGCAGTCCTTGCACGAGTTCGGAGTGGACTTTGACGTCTACTTCCATGAGAACTCCCTCTTTGAATCCGGTGCTGTGGACGCAGCGCTGGAAAAGCTCAAGGCCGAAGGCCACATGTATGAGGCGGAAAATGCGTGGTGGTTGAAGTCCACCGACTATGGCGACTCCAAGGACCGCGTAGTGGTGAAATCGGATGGCAATGCGGCCTATATTGCTGGCGACATCGCTTACGTGGCCGATAAATTTGATCGCGGCCACGACTTGAATATCTACATGCTCGGCGCTGACCACCACGGCTATGTGCCGCGTTTGAAGGCGGCAGCGGCTGCTCTAGGCTACGACGCCGACGCCGTCGAGGTGCTCATCGGCCAGCTGGTTAACCTGATGCGTGATGGAAAGCCGGTGCGCATGTCTAAGCGCGCAGGCACGGTTATCACCATGGAAGATCTCGTCGCCGCCATTGGCGTGGATGCTTCGCGCTATTCCTTGGTGCGCTCTTCCGTGGATCAAACCATCGATATTGACTTGGCCCTGTGGGAGACACAGTCTTCCGATAATCCCGTCTACTACGTGCAGTACGGCCATGCCCGGCTATGCTCCATCGGACGCAAGGCTGCCGAGCTTGGCATCGACGCGGAAGGTGCGGATCTCTCGCTGCTTACTCACGAGCGTGAGGGTGACTTGATTCGTACCTTGGGGGAATTCCCAGCAGTAGTGGAGGAAGCAGCGCAGCTGCGCGAGCCGCACCGCATTGCTCGCTACGCCGAGGATCTCGCCGCGGTATTCCATCGCTTTTATGATTCTTGCCAGGTCCTGCCTAAGGCCGGCGAGGAGGAGGCACCAATCCACGGTGCCCGCTTGGCGCTGGCGCAGGCTTCCCGCGTGGTTCTGGCCAATGCCTTGACCATGGTGGGCGTGAGCACCCCGGAGAAGATGTAA
- a CDS encoding (Fe-S)-binding protein — protein sequence MRIALFSTCIGDALFPDVQKATALVLSRLGHEVVFPEEQTCCGQMHINTGYQKETLGMIRSYADAFADPSIDYVVAASGSCVGAVREQHERIADRFGNSADVDGARKTTQKTLDLPEFLVDVAGVTNVGAFFPHRVTYHPSCHGLRFLKLGDRPLQLLQEVEGIDLVTLPNKEECCGFGGTFAIKNAEVSRAMVTDKTRHVKETEAEYVTGGDSSCLMNIGGALSRQRSGIRAVHMAEILASTKEHPWTPTSAAYSKETML from the coding sequence ATGCGCATTGCGCTATTTTCCACTTGCATTGGTGACGCCCTTTTCCCGGACGTACAAAAGGCAACGGCACTGGTTCTCTCCCGCTTGGGCCACGAGGTGGTCTTCCCGGAGGAGCAGACCTGCTGCGGCCAGATGCACATCAATACCGGTTATCAGAAGGAAACCCTGGGAATGATCCGCTCCTATGCGGATGCCTTTGCCGATCCCTCCATTGATTATGTTGTCGCGGCATCCGGCTCCTGCGTCGGCGCCGTTCGCGAACAGCATGAGCGCATCGCGGACCGATTTGGCAACTCCGCCGACGTCGACGGTGCACGCAAGACCACTCAGAAGACCCTGGATCTTCCAGAATTCCTAGTGGATGTCGCCGGTGTGACCAACGTCGGCGCATTCTTCCCGCACCGCGTGACGTACCACCCCTCCTGCCACGGCCTGCGCTTTTTGAAGCTGGGAGACCGCCCACTGCAGCTTCTCCAGGAAGTAGAAGGAATTGACCTAGTCACACTTCCCAATAAGGAAGAATGCTGCGGCTTCGGCGGTACCTTCGCAATTAAGAATGCGGAAGTATCCCGCGCAATGGTCACCGATAAGACCCGCCACGTTAAGGAAACCGAGGCTGAATATGTCACCGGCGGTGACTCTTCCTGCCTGATGAACATCGGCGGTGCCCTGAGCCGCCAGCGTTCCGGTATCCGCGCCGTTCACATGGCTGAGATCTTGGCTTCCACCAAGGAGCACCCATGGACTCCTACCTCCGCCGCCTACTCCAAGGAGACGATGCTCTAA
- a CDS encoding lactate utilization protein B: MTSFLDTTPPRAPEGYGNLRGSKAFVPLAHVGLNNATQRHNLQHATTTIREKRSNAVEELDDWQELRAAGSAIKEDVAARMPELLEQFEEAVKARGGVVHWARDAKEANQIIEGLIRATGETDVVKVKSMATQEIGMNEHLEEAGINARETDLAELIVQLGEDKPSHILVPAIHRNRAEIRDIFVNKMPNTDDTLQAEPAELAEASRQFLREQFMKAKVAISGANFGVAETGTINIVESEGNGRMCLTLPETLITVMGIEKLVPTFQDLEVFLQLLPRSSTAERMNPYTSMWSGVTEGDGPQNFHLVLLDNGRTAALSSPIGHQALKCIRCSACLNVCPVYERAGGHAYGSVYPGPIGISLTPQLTGMKDHNDPSASLPYACSLCGRCDEVCPVKIPLSDVILENRHQKVTHATPPIEPKLFKTIQLLWSNPKLWNKATHMVALGRILGGTNKTIESLPLFMSGWSEGRDTAVPPKKSFRQWFESEEGKELLAEAREESQK; encoded by the coding sequence ATGACCTCTTTCCTCGATACCACCCCGCCGCGCGCGCCGGAAGGCTATGGCAATTTGCGCGGCAGCAAGGCTTTCGTCCCGCTGGCTCACGTTGGCCTGAATAACGCCACCCAGCGTCACAACCTGCAGCACGCTACCACCACTATTCGTGAAAAGCGCTCCAACGCTGTAGAAGAGCTGGATGATTGGCAGGAGTTGCGCGCGGCAGGTTCCGCCATCAAGGAAGATGTTGCAGCCCGCATGCCCGAACTGCTCGAGCAGTTCGAAGAGGCAGTTAAGGCTCGCGGCGGCGTTGTCCACTGGGCACGCGATGCCAAGGAAGCTAACCAGATCATCGAAGGTCTGATTCGTGCTACCGGCGAGACTGACGTGGTCAAGGTCAAGTCCATGGCCACCCAGGAGATCGGCATGAACGAGCACCTGGAGGAAGCAGGCATCAACGCTCGCGAGACCGACCTCGCAGAGCTCATCGTGCAGCTAGGTGAGGATAAACCCTCCCACATTCTGGTTCCGGCTATTCACCGCAACCGCGCGGAGATCCGCGATATCTTCGTCAACAAGATGCCAAATACCGATGACACCCTGCAGGCTGAGCCGGCGGAGTTGGCTGAGGCATCCCGCCAGTTCCTGCGCGAGCAGTTCATGAAGGCCAAGGTCGCCATTTCCGGCGCCAACTTCGGCGTGGCGGAAACCGGCACCATCAACATCGTAGAGTCCGAGGGCAATGGCCGCATGTGCCTGACCCTGCCAGAGACCCTCATTACCGTCATGGGCATTGAGAAGCTGGTCCCAACCTTCCAGGACTTGGAGGTCTTCCTCCAGCTGCTGCCGCGTTCTTCCACGGCAGAGCGCATGAACCCATACACCTCCATGTGGTCCGGTGTTACTGAGGGCGATGGCCCGCAGAATTTCCACTTGGTCCTGCTGGATAACGGCCGTACCGCGGCACTGTCCTCCCCAATTGGTCACCAGGCTCTCAAGTGCATCCGTTGCTCGGCTTGCCTGAATGTTTGCCCGGTCTATGAGCGCGCCGGCGGCCACGCTTACGGCTCTGTTTACCCTGGTCCTATCGGCATTTCCTTGACGCCGCAGCTGACCGGCATGAAGGACCACAACGATCCTTCTGCCAGCCTGCCTTATGCGTGCTCGCTGTGCGGCCGCTGCGACGAGGTGTGCCCGGTGAAGATTCCGCTTTCTGACGTCATTTTGGAAAACCGCCACCAGAAGGTCACCCACGCCACTCCGCCAATCGAGCCCAAGCTGTTCAAGACCATTCAGCTGCTGTGGAGCAACCCGAAGCTGTGGAATAAGGCAACCCACATGGTGGCCTTGGGCCGCATTTTGGGTGGCACCAACAAGACCATCGAATCCCTGCCACTGTTTATGTCCGGTTGGTCTGAAGGCCGCGACACCGCGGTTCCGCCGAAGAAGTCTTTCCGCCAGTGGTTCGAGTCCGAAGAAGGCAAGGAACTTCTTGCCGAGGCCCGTGAGGAGTCCCAAAAGTGA
- a CDS encoding LutC/YkgG family protein, whose protein sequence is MNAKQEILSRIRSAQKQAGLPDHVDAPRDYHHEGTLNADELRDMLIDRLEDYKAEVHVTEEGELKQAIATILNDRKCNDIRYAEGLDASLFEGFDAKPDDKSVDPRTLNETDAVVTYSHVTSAQTGTIVLESDERCGRRALTLVPDRHLCIVHQDEIVYGIPEVISRMNPEKPATWISGPSATSDIELARVEGVHGPRDLIVLIVK, encoded by the coding sequence GTGAACGCAAAGCAGGAAATCCTAAGCCGCATCCGCTCCGCTCAGAAGCAGGCTGGTCTCCCCGACCACGTTGATGCCCCGCGTGACTACCACCACGAGGGCACCCTGAACGCGGACGAGCTGCGCGATATGCTCATTGACCGACTCGAGGATTACAAGGCCGAGGTGCACGTCACCGAGGAAGGCGAGCTCAAGCAGGCCATCGCCACGATCCTCAATGATCGCAAGTGCAATGACATCCGTTACGCCGAGGGCCTGGATGCGAGCCTCTTCGAGGGGTTCGACGCCAAACCAGATGATAAATCTGTCGATCCGCGCACGTTGAATGAGACCGACGCTGTGGTCACTTATTCCCACGTCACCTCCGCCCAGACCGGCACCATCGTACTCGAGTCTGACGAGCGCTGCGGCCGCCGCGCTTTGACCTTGGTGCCGGACCGCCACCTGTGCATCGTCCACCAGGATGAGATTGTTTACGGCATCCCTGAGGTCATCTCCCGCATGAACCCGGAAAAGCCTGCAACCTGGATCTCCGGTCCGTCCGCTACCTCCGATATCGAGCTCGCTCGCGTCGAGGGGGTACACGGTCCGCGTGACCTTATCGTTCTCATCGTCAAGTAG